The proteins below come from a single Arthrobacter sp. B1I2 genomic window:
- the nadA gene encoding quinolinate synthase NadA, with amino-acid sequence MSSVNTAIQLITREQAEKGAAAERSTCSPALARGPWDYDLAEALAGIPAYGPGASSADPAPASTPRQGQLPEEYKLAGDAELGERIKAAKAALGDRAVILGHFYQRDEVVQYADFVGDSFQLANAALTRPEAEAIIFCGVHFMAETADILSTPDQAVILPNLAAGCSMADMADEDSVEECWEQLAEIFGTEPDAEGRVPVIPVTYMNSSAALKAFCGEHGGIVCTSSNARTVLEWAFQRAQRVLFFPDQHLGRNTAKALGVPLEQMPMWNPRKDLGGNDEQALLDSRVILWHGFCSVHKRFNVAQIEKARADFPGVQVIVHPECPMEVVDAADSAGSTDFIRKAIAAAAEPTTFAIGTEINMVNRLAAEYPQHTIFCLDPVICPCSTMYRIHPGYLAWVLEELVAGRIVNRITVDDNVQANARTALERMLAARP; translated from the coding sequence ATGAGCAGCGTCAACACGGCAATCCAGCTGATCACGCGCGAACAGGCCGAAAAGGGCGCAGCTGCCGAACGCAGCACCTGCAGCCCGGCGCTGGCCAGGGGCCCATGGGACTACGACCTGGCCGAGGCGCTCGCCGGTATCCCCGCGTACGGCCCGGGCGCATCAAGCGCCGACCCCGCCCCGGCTTCAACCCCGCGCCAGGGCCAGCTGCCCGAGGAATACAAGCTGGCCGGCGACGCCGAGCTCGGGGAACGGATCAAGGCCGCCAAGGCTGCCCTGGGGGACCGTGCCGTCATCCTCGGCCATTTCTACCAGCGGGATGAGGTGGTCCAGTACGCCGACTTCGTGGGCGATTCCTTCCAGCTCGCCAATGCGGCGCTCACCAGGCCGGAGGCCGAGGCCATCATCTTCTGCGGGGTCCATTTCATGGCAGAAACCGCGGACATCCTCTCCACCCCTGACCAGGCGGTCATCCTGCCCAACCTCGCCGCCGGCTGTTCCATGGCCGACATGGCGGACGAGGACTCCGTTGAGGAATGCTGGGAACAGCTGGCGGAGATCTTCGGCACCGAGCCCGACGCCGAAGGGCGGGTTCCGGTTATTCCGGTCACCTACATGAACTCCTCCGCAGCCCTGAAGGCATTCTGCGGGGAGCACGGCGGCATCGTCTGCACCTCCTCCAACGCCAGGACCGTCCTGGAGTGGGCCTTCCAGCGGGCACAGCGGGTGCTGTTCTTCCCCGATCAGCACCTGGGACGCAACACCGCCAAAGCCCTGGGCGTGCCGCTGGAACAAATGCCCATGTGGAACCCGCGCAAGGACCTGGGCGGCAATGACGAGCAGGCGCTTCTGGACTCCCGCGTTATCCTCTGGCACGGTTTTTGCTCCGTGCACAAGCGCTTCAATGTGGCCCAGATCGAGAAGGCGCGCGCTGATTTCCCCGGCGTCCAGGTCATCGTGCACCCCGAGTGCCCCATGGAGGTGGTGGACGCCGCGGATTCCGCCGGCTCCACCGACTTCATCAGGAAGGCCATTGCGGCGGCGGCCGAGCCCACCACGTTCGCCATCGGCACCGAAATCAACATGGTGAACCGGCTTGCCGCGGAGTACCCGCAGCACACCATCTTCTGCCTGGACCCGGTCATCTGCCCGTGCTCCACCATGTACCGCATCCACCCCGGCTACCTGGCCTGGGTGCTGGAGGAACTGGTGGCCGGCCGCATTGTCAACCGCATCACCGTGGACGACAACGTGCAGGCCAATGCCAGGACGGCGCTCGAGCGCATGCTCGCTGCGAGGCCGTAG
- a CDS encoding GtrA family protein — protein sequence MREGPSAPTVLESTARRLPATRHYRGILRFPVVRQLLRFSGVGIVCTAASLGLYALLRPWLGAQPANALALVLTSLLNTALNRRLTFKIAGGQRRHRDHLNGLVVIAVALVITGSSLGVLHWFNPDATVGDELVATTLSGFLATGVRFSMLRHWIFRRARHR from the coding sequence ATGAGGGAGGGACCGTCCGCACCCACAGTGCTGGAGTCCACTGCCCGGCGGTTGCCCGCCACGAGGCACTACAGGGGGATCCTGCGTTTTCCCGTGGTCCGGCAGCTGCTCCGCTTCTCCGGTGTTGGCATAGTCTGCACTGCGGCATCACTTGGCCTCTACGCGCTGCTGCGGCCGTGGCTCGGCGCCCAGCCGGCCAACGCTTTGGCGCTGGTCCTCACGTCCCTGTTGAACACGGCATTGAACCGGCGGCTGACGTTCAAGATCGCCGGCGGGCAGCGCCGCCACCGCGACCACCTCAACGGCCTGGTAGTGATCGCCGTGGCGCTGGTGATTACCGGCAGCAGCCTGGGCGTGCTGCACTGGTTCAATCCGGATGCCACCGTGGGTGACGAACTGGTGGCCACCACCTTGTCCGGCTTCCTGGCCACCGGCGTGCGCTTCAGCATGCTGCGGCACTGGATCTTCCGCCGCGCGCGCCACCGCTGA
- a CDS encoding phosphoribosyltransferase, with amino-acid sequence MGMRFEDRTDAGQRLAAALSQFREHPHTVVLGLARGGIPVAAAAATALGLPLGAVMVRKLGIPGHEETAYGALAWADGRTVRVINKPLFERVLEHGVQQEWLDDVENRERAELLRRVQLYPETALDVAGQTVLLLDDGLATGATMRAAVEAMREGGAAAVVAAAPVGSIDAEASLERVCDAVVCLHLPGKFRAVGSYYRHFGQLSDEDAVRLLAR; translated from the coding sequence ATGGGTATGCGTTTCGAGGACCGCACGGATGCCGGGCAGCGCCTGGCGGCCGCGCTTTCCCAGTTCCGGGAACATCCGCACACCGTGGTTCTTGGCCTTGCGCGCGGGGGCATCCCCGTCGCGGCGGCTGCCGCAACTGCCCTCGGCCTGCCCCTGGGCGCCGTAATGGTACGGAAGCTGGGGATTCCAGGGCACGAAGAAACCGCATACGGCGCCCTGGCATGGGCGGACGGACGGACGGTCCGAGTGATCAACAAGCCCCTGTTCGAGCGCGTCCTTGAGCACGGCGTGCAGCAGGAATGGCTGGACGACGTGGAAAATCGTGAACGGGCCGAACTGCTCCGCCGGGTGCAGCTGTATCCGGAGACCGCCCTTGATGTGGCGGGCCAGACCGTTCTCCTGCTGGATGACGGCCTGGCCACCGGCGCCACAATGCGCGCCGCCGTCGAGGCCATGCGGGAAGGCGGCGCGGCTGCCGTGGTGGCCGCCGCCCCCGTGGGTTCAATCGACGCCGAAGCCTCGCTTGAGCGGGTGTGCGATGCCGTGGTGTGCCTGCACCTGCCGGGCAAGTTCCGGGCCGTGGGGAGCTATTACCGGCACTTTGGGCAGTTGAGCGACGAGGACGCGGTCAGGCTGCTGGCACGCTGA
- a CDS encoding NUDIX hydrolase: MYYSSANVSERQAAPPSLAISTVIFALRPSETSGRPTLWLPLVRRIREPFKGLWALPGGPLSHDESLQDAAARNLRETTGLAPRYLEQLYAFGGLHRSPTQRVVSIVYWALVQPTEAALADESENVRWFRADRLEDLAFDHNAIVDYALGRLRNKLAYGSVAYHLLGEYFTLAQVREVYEAVLDRELDPANFRRQLKSTPEIEETGEYLQGGKHRPPRLYRYTGRPGLDPDNRSTP; this comes from the coding sequence ATGTACTACAGCTCGGCCAATGTTTCCGAGCGGCAGGCCGCGCCGCCGTCGCTGGCCATCTCCACGGTGATCTTCGCGCTGCGGCCCAGCGAAACCTCGGGCCGTCCCACCCTGTGGCTTCCCCTGGTGCGGCGCATCCGTGAGCCGTTCAAGGGGCTGTGGGCACTGCCGGGAGGGCCCCTCAGCCATGACGAGTCCCTCCAGGACGCCGCCGCCAGGAACCTGCGGGAGACCACGGGCCTCGCACCCCGCTATCTTGAGCAGCTGTACGCCTTCGGCGGCCTGCACCGCTCACCCACCCAGCGCGTGGTCTCCATCGTCTACTGGGCCCTGGTCCAGCCCACGGAGGCCGCGCTCGCGGACGAGTCCGAGAACGTCAGGTGGTTCCGCGCGGACCGCCTGGAGGACCTCGCCTTTGACCACAACGCGATCGTTGACTACGCGCTTGGCCGCCTGCGCAACAAGCTGGCGTACGGCTCGGTGGCCTACCACCTGCTGGGCGAGTACTTCACCCTGGCCCAGGTCCGCGAAGTCTATGAAGCTGTCCTGGACCGCGAACTGGACCCGGCCAACTTCCGCCGGCAACTCAAATCCACTCCGGAAATCGAAGAAACCGGGGAATACCTCCAGGGCGGCAAACACCGCCCGCCACGCCTCTACCGCTACACCGGCCGGCCAGGCCTTGACCCAGACAACAGGAGCACACCATGA
- a CDS encoding amino acid permease, which translates to MTTKSDQTTSTPPPTITAGHSMKPRQLTMMGLGSAIGAGLFLGSGAGVQAAGPAVLISYMVAGTLIILVMWALGEMAAANPNSGAFSVYAERALGRTAGATIGWLWWLQLVVVIAAEALGAAGLLFSVWPVVPVWALALLFMVVFTGINLAGVRNFGEFEFWFAILKVAVIVLFLGVGAALLLGLLPGVASPGPGNLTANFAPQGLGGVAAALFVVIFAFGGTEIVSVAAAETEDPERSVGKAIRTVVWRILVFYIGSVFVIAAVLPATSKSLASPFAGVLDAARIPGASTAITLVAVVALLSALNANLYGASRMAYSLAQRGEAPGVLTRLNGAGVPLPAVAVSVAFGFVATVLELLFPDRILPALFQLVGSTCLVVWGSALVSQLILRRRADRDGSPLPLRMKGFPGLTILGLALLGLIFAVGLSADSSRVQLFSTFGLIAGIALACAAGARLTSRNRPANR; encoded by the coding sequence ATGACGACGAAGTCTGACCAGACCACGTCCACACCCCCACCGACGATCACGGCCGGCCACAGCATGAAGCCGCGCCAGCTCACCATGATGGGGCTGGGCAGCGCCATCGGCGCGGGTTTGTTCCTGGGTTCGGGCGCCGGGGTCCAGGCAGCCGGGCCGGCAGTCCTCATCTCCTATATGGTGGCCGGAACGCTGATCATCCTGGTGATGTGGGCCCTGGGTGAGATGGCGGCCGCAAACCCGAACAGCGGCGCTTTTTCCGTTTACGCGGAGCGGGCACTGGGGCGCACCGCGGGAGCCACCATCGGATGGTTGTGGTGGCTGCAGCTGGTGGTGGTGATCGCAGCCGAAGCACTGGGCGCCGCCGGACTGCTGTTCTCCGTCTGGCCCGTGGTCCCGGTCTGGGCGCTGGCACTGCTGTTCATGGTGGTGTTCACCGGCATCAACCTCGCCGGGGTCCGGAACTTCGGTGAGTTCGAGTTCTGGTTCGCCATCCTCAAGGTTGCCGTCATCGTGCTGTTCCTTGGAGTTGGTGCCGCCTTACTCCTGGGCCTGCTGCCCGGCGTCGCCTCCCCCGGTCCGGGAAACCTCACCGCCAACTTCGCCCCCCAGGGCCTGGGCGGTGTTGCCGCAGCCCTGTTCGTGGTGATCTTTGCGTTCGGTGGAACGGAAATCGTCTCGGTGGCCGCAGCCGAAACAGAGGATCCGGAACGCAGCGTCGGCAAGGCGATCCGGACAGTGGTCTGGCGCATCCTGGTGTTCTACATCGGTTCCGTCTTTGTGATCGCCGCCGTCCTGCCCGCCACGTCCAAGAGCCTTGCCTCACCCTTCGCCGGTGTGCTGGACGCTGCCAGGATCCCCGGCGCCTCCACCGCCATCACCCTGGTGGCCGTCGTCGCACTCCTCTCGGCACTGAACGCCAACCTCTACGGCGCCTCCCGCATGGCGTACTCCCTGGCGCAGCGGGGCGAGGCACCGGGGGTCCTGACCCGCCTCAACGGCGCCGGCGTGCCCCTGCCCGCAGTAGCGGTATCCGTGGCCTTCGGCTTCGTGGCCACGGTCCTGGAGCTGCTGTTCCCCGACCGGATCCTGCCGGCACTGTTCCAGCTGGTGGGATCGACCTGCCTGGTGGTCTGGGGCAGCGCCCTGGTCTCCCAGTTGATCCTGCGCCGGCGGGCCGACCGGGACGGGAGCCCGCTCCCCCTGCGGATGAAGGGCTTTCCCGGCCTGACCATCCTGGGCCTGGCCCTGCTGGGGTTGATTTTCGCGGTCGGCCTGAGCGCGGACAGCAGCCGCGTGCAGCTCTTCAGCACCTTTGGCCTGATCGCGGGCATCGCCCTGGCGTGTGCCGCCGGCGCCCGCCTCACCAGCAGGAACCGGCCTGCCAACAGGTAG
- a CDS encoding MFS transporter produces MTTPSKVDTLAGPSSRREERKVLAGTLVGTTIEWYDFFIFAQLTATLLSPLFLAPLNESNPGLAQILSFALIGISFLFRPLGAVVAGHLGDRLGRKAMLVFTLVMMGAATALIGMLPTYAQIGAWAPVLLILLRVVQGFSAGGEWGGAALMAVEHAPMNRRGLFGAYPQIGVPVGMILATGLLFFLNTGMSKEDFAAWGWRVPFLLSIVLIVVGYLIRRAVAESPVFQEMALRKKESKAPLGELIRNHKLPVLYSTMIFIGNNAAGYLLIAFFISYATKTLKMPTPQILLATTLASFGWLIFTLVGGWLSDRIGRVKTFLTGYAIVFAWMIPMFALIDTKNIMLYGVALFVLTIGLGLSYGPMSAMYAEMFPANVRYSGISIGYAFGAILGGAFAATIAEALLQSTKWTGSIGIYIMVLCVISAIGVVLAKETKGRPLGVSSHH; encoded by the coding sequence ATGACCACACCTTCCAAGGTGGATACACTCGCCGGTCCCAGCAGCCGGCGGGAGGAACGCAAGGTCCTCGCCGGCACCCTGGTTGGCACCACCATCGAGTGGTACGACTTCTTCATCTTTGCCCAGCTGACCGCAACGCTGCTGTCACCGCTGTTCCTGGCACCGCTGAACGAGTCCAACCCGGGCCTGGCCCAGATCCTGTCCTTTGCCCTCATCGGCATCAGCTTCCTGTTCCGTCCCCTCGGCGCCGTCGTCGCCGGACACCTGGGAGACCGCCTGGGCCGGAAGGCGATGCTGGTCTTCACCCTGGTGATGATGGGCGCAGCCACGGCCCTGATAGGCATGCTCCCCACCTATGCGCAGATCGGCGCCTGGGCTCCTGTGCTGCTGATCCTGCTGCGCGTCGTCCAGGGATTCTCGGCCGGCGGTGAATGGGGCGGTGCCGCCCTGATGGCCGTGGAGCACGCACCGATGAACCGTCGCGGCCTGTTCGGTGCCTACCCGCAGATCGGCGTGCCGGTGGGCATGATCCTGGCCACCGGCCTGCTGTTCTTCCTCAACACCGGCATGTCCAAGGAAGACTTCGCGGCCTGGGGCTGGCGGGTGCCGTTCCTGCTGTCCATCGTGCTGATCGTGGTGGGCTACCTGATCCGGCGCGCAGTGGCCGAGAGCCCGGTCTTCCAGGAAATGGCACTGCGCAAGAAGGAGAGCAAGGCTCCCCTGGGCGAGCTGATCCGGAACCACAAGCTGCCCGTCCTGTACTCCACCATGATCTTCATCGGCAACAACGCAGCCGGATACCTGCTGATTGCGTTCTTCATCTCCTATGCCACCAAGACCCTGAAGATGCCGACACCGCAGATCCTCCTGGCCACCACGCTGGCGTCCTTCGGCTGGCTGATCTTCACCCTGGTGGGCGGCTGGCTGTCGGACCGGATAGGCCGCGTCAAGACCTTCCTGACCGGCTACGCCATCGTCTTTGCCTGGATGATCCCCATGTTCGCGCTGATCGACACCAAGAACATCATGCTTTACGGCGTCGCCCTGTTCGTCCTGACCATCGGCCTGGGCCTGTCCTACGGACCCATGTCCGCCATGTATGCCGAGATGTTCCCCGCAAACGTCAGGTACTCGGGCATCTCCATCGGCTACGCCTTCGGTGCCATCCTGGGTGGTGCCTTCGCGGCTACCATCGCTGAAGCACTGTTGCAGTCCACCAAGTGGACCGGTTCGATCGGCATCTACATCATGGTCCTTTGCGTCATCTCCGCCATCGGCGTGGTGCTGGCCAAGGAAACCAAGGGCCGCCCGCTGGGCGTCAGCAGCCACCACTAG
- a CDS encoding alpha/beta fold hydrolase, translating to MSGRHTGQQQAHTVEGTDPQLYVAVHDPAGDAGLRPVMLLHGFSSSSKLNWEDTGWVSALLDAGRRVITVDLPGHGRSGAPEDRDSYSPSRIRADLLQAAFDAGARPLQDGDPSSGLDLVGYSLGSRLAWEFAATQPELVHRLVLGGPNDSDPLAAFDLVAAQDYLADGTPIRDESTAQLLKMALLLPSNNIFALLSLVEAIKAEPYDPAEAVPHVPMLLVAGDKDERAGTLPKLAELARGAGSMAEQLVLPGRNHTNAITSRAFKQAAISFLSA from the coding sequence ATGAGCGGCAGGCACACCGGACAGCAGCAGGCGCATACCGTTGAAGGCACCGACCCGCAGCTGTATGTGGCAGTCCATGATCCGGCGGGCGATGCAGGCCTTCGCCCGGTCATGCTGCTGCACGGCTTCTCCTCCTCCTCCAAGCTCAACTGGGAGGACACCGGCTGGGTTTCGGCCCTGCTCGACGCCGGCCGCCGGGTCATCACGGTGGACCTTCCCGGCCATGGCCGCAGCGGCGCCCCCGAGGACCGCGACTCCTACTCCCCCAGCAGGATCAGGGCGGACCTGCTCCAGGCAGCGTTCGACGCCGGTGCACGGCCTTTGCAGGACGGCGACCCTTCCAGCGGTCTGGACCTGGTGGGCTACTCTTTGGGATCGCGGCTCGCCTGGGAGTTCGCCGCCACCCAGCCCGAGCTGGTCCACCGGCTGGTGCTGGGCGGGCCCAACGACTCGGATCCGCTTGCCGCGTTCGACCTGGTGGCCGCCCAGGACTACCTGGCGGACGGCACCCCCATCCGTGACGAATCCACAGCCCAGCTCCTGAAGATGGCACTGCTGCTGCCGAGCAACAACATCTTTGCGCTGCTGTCCCTGGTGGAGGCCATCAAGGCCGAACCCTACGACCCCGCCGAGGCCGTCCCCCACGTTCCCATGCTGCTCGTGGCCGGAGACAAGGATGAACGGGCCGGCACCCTGCCCAAGCTCGCCGAGCTCGCCCGGGGCGCCGGTTCCATGGCCGAACAGCTGGTGCTCCCGGGCCGGAACCACACCAATGCCATCACCAGCAGGGCCTTCAAACAGGCCGCGATCTCGTTCCTGTCCGCCTGA
- a CDS encoding cysteine desulfurase family protein: MIFLDAAATTPVRREVLDAMWPYLTGSFGNPSSHHTLGEAAAAALAGARAAVAGALGCRPGEVVFTSGGTEADNLAVKGIALARQAANPHLNRVVISAVEHPAVEESARYLERFHGFVVDVVPVDAAGRVTPEALAGALRPETALVSVMYANNEVGTIQPIAALAELARGHGIPFHTDAVQAAGWLPLDTRALGVDAMSISGHKLGAPKGCGMLFVRSRTRLEPVIHGGGQERGRRSGTENVAGAVGLATALTLARDRQAEQQARVAALRDRFIAAVAAGVPDAVLTGHPSERLPSVASFCFPGTSGESVLLELERHGVVCSSGSACAAGSDAPSPVLTALGISAEVAQTAVRFSFDASVTKEDLDIAAAAVGAAVASVKNLGAGQSR, encoded by the coding sequence GTGATCTTCCTCGACGCCGCCGCCACCACCCCCGTCCGACGTGAAGTGCTGGACGCCATGTGGCCCTACCTCACGGGCTCCTTCGGGAACCCCTCCAGCCACCACACCCTTGGCGAGGCGGCCGCCGCGGCGCTGGCGGGAGCGCGGGCGGCGGTGGCCGGCGCCCTCGGCTGCCGGCCGGGCGAAGTGGTGTTCACATCCGGGGGGACGGAAGCGGACAACCTGGCCGTCAAGGGCATTGCCCTGGCCCGGCAGGCCGCGAACCCGCACTTGAACCGGGTGGTGATCAGCGCCGTCGAACACCCTGCCGTGGAGGAATCCGCGCGCTACCTCGAGCGCTTCCACGGTTTTGTGGTTGACGTGGTGCCGGTGGACGCCGCCGGCCGGGTCACGCCGGAGGCCCTGGCTGGGGCGCTGCGTCCGGAGACCGCCCTGGTCAGCGTCATGTACGCCAACAACGAGGTGGGCACCATCCAGCCCATCGCCGCGCTGGCGGAACTGGCCCGCGGCCACGGCATCCCTTTCCATACCGACGCCGTCCAGGCGGCCGGCTGGCTGCCGCTCGACACCAGGGCCCTGGGCGTGGATGCAATGAGCATCTCCGGGCACAAGCTGGGGGCACCCAAGGGCTGCGGCATGCTCTTCGTCCGGAGCCGCACGCGGCTTGAACCCGTCATCCATGGTGGCGGCCAGGAGCGGGGCCGCCGCTCGGGAACGGAGAACGTGGCCGGGGCGGTGGGGCTGGCCACGGCCCTCACGCTTGCCCGGGACCGGCAGGCAGAGCAGCAGGCAAGGGTGGCGGCCCTGCGGGACCGGTTCATTGCTGCCGTGGCAGCCGGGGTGCCGGACGCCGTCCTGACCGGCCACCCCTCCGAACGGCTGCCATCCGTGGCATCATTCTGCTTCCCCGGAACCAGCGGCGAGTCTGTGCTCCTGGAGCTGGAACGGCACGGCGTGGTCTGTTCCAGCGGCTCGGCCTGCGCGGCCGGCTCGGACGCGCCGTCGCCCGTTCTGACCGCGCTGGGGATTTCCGCCGAGGTGGCGCAGACCGCAGTGCGGTTCAGTTTCGACGCCTCGGTGACCAAGGAGGACCTGGACATCGCTGCGGCCGCAGTCGGTGCCGCCGTCGCCAGTGTCAAAAACCTGGGCGCGGGCCAAAGCCGCTGA
- the nadC gene encoding carboxylating nicotinate-nucleotide diphosphorylase → MTEPAVIDQAATLRPALDLTLPPAPVREILERAFAEDAPSGDITSQLLIPAHARATAVLNARVPGVLSGATVFRDAMQLVDPATRVELLVADGETFDTGTHLARVSGTARSVLMAERVALNLVQRMSAIATKTAAFVRLAEGTRARITDTRKTTPGLRILERFAVRCGGGFNHRYSLSDAVLAKDNHLAVMTGGDPAKLTGLLLAAKAQLGHTTHFEVEVDSMEQIEPVLAAGVDTIMLDNFTVAELKAGVALVAGRARVEASGNVNQGTVAAIAATGVDVISVGALTHTVAALDLGLDVELTAG, encoded by the coding sequence ATGACTGAACCCGCCGTGATCGACCAGGCAGCCACCCTGCGCCCGGCATTGGACCTCACCCTCCCGCCGGCACCGGTCAGGGAGATCCTGGAACGGGCCTTCGCCGAGGACGCGCCCTCCGGCGACATCACCTCCCAGCTGCTCATCCCCGCCCACGCGCGTGCCACCGCCGTCCTCAATGCACGCGTCCCGGGCGTCCTCAGCGGGGCCACCGTGTTCCGGGATGCCATGCAGCTGGTGGATCCCGCCACCCGGGTGGAGCTGCTCGTGGCGGACGGGGAAACGTTCGACACGGGCACGCACCTTGCGAGGGTCAGCGGCACTGCCCGCTCGGTGCTGATGGCAGAACGCGTGGCGCTCAACCTGGTCCAGCGGATGTCCGCCATCGCCACGAAGACGGCCGCCTTCGTGCGGCTCGCAGAAGGAACCCGGGCCCGCATCACCGATACGCGCAAGACCACGCCGGGCCTGCGGATCCTGGAACGTTTCGCCGTCAGGTGCGGCGGCGGCTTCAACCACCGGTACAGCCTCTCCGACGCGGTGCTGGCCAAGGACAACCACCTGGCCGTGATGACCGGGGGAGACCCGGCGAAGCTCACCGGGCTCCTGCTGGCCGCCAAAGCCCAGCTGGGGCACACCACCCACTTTGAAGTGGAGGTGGACAGCATGGAGCAGATCGAACCCGTGCTGGCCGCCGGCGTGGACACCATCATGCTGGACAACTTCACCGTGGCGGAACTGAAGGCGGGCGTGGCCCTCGTGGCCGGACGGGCCCGCGTGGAAGCAAGCGGCAACGTGAACCAGGGCACTGTCGCGGCCATTGCCGCCACAGGCGTGGACGTCATCTCCGTGGGCGCACTGACACATACCGTGGCCGCCCTGGACCTGGGCCTCGACGTCGAACTGACCGCCGGCTGA
- a CDS encoding L-aspartate oxidase codes for MPRQPEAPGRRLAVVGSGIAGLYAALLAADAGADVVLLTKSALEHSNTWYAQGGISAVLTEPAPGDTVAAHIADTLRAGAGHCNEAAVRLMCTEARQDITGLQRYGVTFDAGQGDRAHDGGPALGLEAAHSAPRILHAGGDATGARVAAALIQAVLSRRDEGRLTLLTHAHVTALATREGRVAGVDYLQGGRHVSLETDAVLLATGGAGQLFAQTTNPAVATADGLALAVRAGAAAADLEFFQFHPTCLVSSATAHPHRLDGPLLISEAVRGEGAVLLDSGGRRFMKAYHPDAELAPRDVVARSIALHLAKLGDPNGHVYLDARAIEQARGTGFLRQRFPTLTRKTLDAGIDWTRELVPVAPAAHYWMGGVATDLHSRTTVPGLYAAGEVACTGVQGANRLASNSLLEGLVFGRRAVEAFLSGDAGWDASRGSDAPRAASAAGGLRLTHASAPLPRNASAPVAVPAALSGATDRSGAPRGSWPARFAGGGGLDTPFSREALRRLMTSHAGVLRSGQLLAEAAGILAAWAAVVRTDAVCSPGDAVALEDRNLLLAARLLVAGALDRRESLGAHYRSDEPADPETTYPTRPKASLLHD; via the coding sequence GTGCCCCGGCAGCCTGAAGCGCCTGGCCGCCGGCTCGCCGTCGTCGGAAGTGGCATCGCGGGCCTCTACGCCGCGCTGCTCGCCGCCGATGCCGGCGCCGACGTGGTGCTGCTGACCAAAAGCGCACTGGAGCACAGCAACACCTGGTACGCGCAGGGCGGCATTTCGGCCGTACTCACCGAACCGGCGCCCGGAGACACCGTTGCGGCGCACATCGCCGACACGCTCCGGGCGGGGGCGGGGCACTGCAACGAGGCCGCCGTCCGGCTTATGTGCACGGAGGCGCGGCAGGACATCACGGGCCTGCAGCGTTACGGGGTCACCTTTGACGCGGGGCAGGGTGACAGAGCGCACGACGGCGGACCGGCCCTTGGGCTTGAAGCTGCACACAGCGCCCCCCGCATCCTGCACGCAGGAGGGGACGCCACGGGCGCACGCGTCGCCGCGGCGCTGATTCAAGCCGTCCTGTCCCGGCGCGACGAGGGAAGGCTCACGCTTCTCACGCACGCCCACGTCACCGCCCTCGCCACCCGGGAGGGGCGCGTGGCCGGAGTCGACTACCTCCAGGGCGGCCGGCACGTCAGCCTGGAGACGGACGCCGTGCTGCTCGCCACGGGGGGAGCAGGCCAACTGTTCGCCCAAACCACCAACCCCGCCGTGGCCACCGCCGACGGACTCGCGCTCGCCGTCCGTGCCGGGGCAGCCGCGGCAGACCTCGAATTCTTCCAGTTCCACCCCACCTGCCTGGTCAGCTCCGCCACCGCCCACCCACACCGGCTGGACGGACCACTGCTGATCTCCGAAGCCGTCCGCGGCGAAGGGGCCGTCCTGCTCGATTCCGGCGGCCGGCGCTTCATGAAGGCCTACCACCCCGACGCCGAACTGGCGCCCCGGGACGTCGTCGCACGCAGCATCGCCCTCCACCTCGCCAAACTCGGCGACCCCAACGGCCACGTCTACCTCGACGCCCGCGCCATCGAACAGGCCAGGGGCACAGGCTTCCTCCGGCAGCGGTTCCCCACCCTCACCCGCAAGACCCTCGACGCCGGCATCGACTGGACCCGCGAACTGGTCCCCGTCGCCCCCGCCGCCCACTACTGGATGGGTGGGGTAGCCACGGACCTCCACTCCCGCACCACCGTCCCCGGCCTCTACGCCGCCGGGGAAGTTGCGTGCACCGGGGTCCAAGGGGCTAACCGGCTTGCCAGCAACTCCCTCCTCGAGGGACTCGTCTTCGGCCGCCGCGCTGTTGAAGCTTTTCTCTCGGGTGACGCGGGCTGGGACGCGTCCCGCGGCAGCGATGCTCCGCGTGCTGCCTCGGCCGCGGGCGGCCTCCGCTTGACGCACGCTTCCGCACCCCTGCCGCGAAACGCAAGTGCGCCGGTCGCCGTCCCTGCTGCTTTAAGTGGCGCGACGGATCGATCAGGTGCGCCACGCGGAAGTTGGCCGGCCCGCTTCGCTGGAGGTGGGGGCCTGGATACTCCTTTCTCCCGCGAGGCCCTGCGGCGGTTGATGACTTCGCATGCCGGGGTTTTGCGCTCCGGGCAGCTGTTGGCTGAGGCTGCCGGGATCCTGGCCGCCTGGGCCGCCGTCGTCCGTACTGATGCTGTCTGTTCTCCTGGTGATGCTGTGGCGCTTGAGGACCGGAACCTGTTGCTGGCTGCGCGGCTGCTCGTCGCCGGTGCCCTTGACCGCCGTGAATCCCTTGGGGCGCACTACCGCAGTGACGAACCCGCAGACCCTGAAACCACCTACCCAACCCGGCCGAAAGCGAGCCTGCTCCATGACTGA